From Streptomyces sp. NBC_00690, a single genomic window includes:
- a CDS encoding extracellular solute-binding protein, protein MKKFACLALALGLTASLAACASTSTGGSKGNELVIEGYGAEYQSIFEKEIARPFTEKTGIRIKYTAAGSASEQYASIRAANGDPGFDIAVMTSLELYQGSKDRLLAPVTSKQVPNLARVPQKLQAKTYGVGAIQDVQQVVLMYRRALFPKPPTSWQTMWDPKYRSGTLIFNPANILGVYAMLSAAELDGGGLTDTDPGFARIKELAKYALATPQASAGAVPYMEKGTATLFPYLDGRAAIYAKTTDYDYTVPKESSYASLGSLGVPVGATNKKAAYEFIDYWLSDEVQRRWALAYNVGPAVTGLPFPADFAAKHITTAEKLEKIKIADPETVTRNRTTWGQQWAEAVR, encoded by the coding sequence ATGAAGAAGTTCGCCTGCCTAGCGCTCGCGCTGGGACTCACCGCGTCCCTGGCCGCCTGTGCGTCGACGAGTACGGGCGGCAGCAAGGGCAATGAGCTGGTCATCGAGGGATACGGCGCCGAGTACCAGAGCATTTTCGAGAAGGAGATCGCCAGACCGTTCACGGAGAAGACCGGCATCCGCATCAAGTACACGGCCGCCGGGTCGGCATCGGAACAGTACGCGTCCATCCGGGCCGCCAACGGCGACCCCGGATTCGACATAGCCGTGATGACCAGCCTTGAGCTGTACCAGGGCAGCAAGGACCGGCTGCTCGCCCCGGTGACGTCGAAACAGGTGCCGAACCTGGCCCGCGTACCGCAGAAACTGCAAGCCAAGACCTACGGCGTCGGTGCGATCCAGGACGTCCAGCAGGTCGTGCTGATGTACCGCCGGGCGCTCTTCCCGAAGCCGCCGACGAGTTGGCAGACGATGTGGGATCCGAAGTACCGCTCGGGCACGCTCATCTTCAACCCCGCCAACATCCTCGGTGTGTACGCGATGCTCAGCGCCGCCGAGTTGGACGGCGGGGGGCTCACCGACACCGATCCCGGCTTCGCCCGGATCAAGGAGTTGGCCAAGTACGCCCTCGCCACTCCACAAGCGTCTGCGGGGGCGGTGCCCTACATGGAGAAGGGCACCGCAACGCTCTTCCCCTACCTGGACGGGCGCGCCGCGATCTACGCCAAGACCACCGACTACGACTACACGGTGCCGAAGGAGAGTTCATACGCGTCGCTCGGTTCACTCGGCGTTCCGGTCGGTGCGACCAATAAGAAGGCGGCGTACGAGTTCATCGACTACTGGCTCTCCGACGAGGTGCAACGACGTTGGGCACTCGCCTACAACGTCGGGCCGGCGGTCACCGGCCTGCCGTTCCCCGCAGACTTCGCTGCCAAGCACATCACCACGGCCGAGAAGCTCGAAAAGATCAAGATCGCAGACCCGGAAACGGTCACGCGCAACCGTACGACCTGGGGCCAACAATGGGCGGAGGCCGTGCGATGA
- a CDS encoding short chain dehydrogenase, with protein MKILVVGGAGTIGKRLVPALRSRGHDVVVAGRTSGDVHVDLVSHASIEAMYREVGAVEGVVSVAAHGLLDEFSTLTPEALYENMRAKFFGQADLVLTGQHHCADGASFTLTSGVFADQAWPHVTGGGVVSGSLHSFALSAAIELPRGMRINVVSPTMIGDSVDVFAEHFPGMRSVSMDELVDHYLHCVEGDDTGRILRAYG; from the coding sequence ATGAAGATCCTCGTGGTCGGTGGTGCCGGCACCATCGGAAAGCGACTGGTGCCCGCACTCCGATCCCGCGGTCATGACGTCGTCGTGGCCGGACGCACCTCGGGCGATGTCCATGTCGATCTGGTCTCGCACGCATCCATCGAGGCCATGTACCGCGAGGTCGGGGCGGTCGAGGGCGTTGTGAGTGTCGCTGCGCACGGGCTGCTCGACGAGTTCAGCACGCTGACACCGGAAGCGTTGTACGAGAACATGCGGGCCAAGTTCTTCGGGCAGGCCGATCTGGTCCTCACCGGCCAGCATCACTGCGCCGACGGCGCCTCCTTCACCCTGACGTCCGGTGTTTTCGCGGACCAGGCATGGCCGCACGTCACCGGCGGCGGCGTCGTCAGCGGCTCCCTGCACAGTTTCGCCCTGTCCGCGGCGATCGAGCTACCGCGAGGCATGCGGATCAATGTGGTCAGCCCAACGATGATCGGCGACTCCGTGGATGTCTTTGCCGAACACTTCCCGGGCATGCGATCGGTATCGATGGACGAACTCGTCGACCACTATCTGCACTGCGTCGAAGGCGACGACACCGGCCGTATCCTCCGCGCGTACGGATGA
- a CDS encoding LacI family DNA-binding transcriptional regulator: MKRTTIGDVASAAGVSVATVSRVLNGGAVKEATATRVWDAVTRLEYSPNALTKSIFAGRSSTVGVVMGDLSSPFYLDLIRGIDEVAAANGSLVMFANTFLRPDRELAQIQAMDEQRVRGLIVTASESTDDRTRRMALGGTPCVVVARSVPDPPPGLHSVSLDNVAAGQMMAEHLISCGRRSVGVVTSGTRPSQLGRTEGLRQGLAEAGLPLPDDAVAAVSVNAESGEAVDALLSRRPPLDAIVCLTGLRTVAVHSALTARGLVIPDDIGFLTMDDFSWAPALGITVVAQPSYRMGQSAADLIVENPTHPVQLRFEPQLIARTSCGESG; the protein is encoded by the coding sequence GTGAAGCGAACAACCATCGGCGATGTCGCATCGGCGGCAGGAGTATCGGTGGCGACGGTCTCGCGGGTACTCAACGGCGGCGCCGTCAAGGAGGCGACCGCGACCAGGGTGTGGGATGCGGTCACCCGGCTTGAGTACTCGCCGAACGCCCTCACCAAGAGCATTTTCGCCGGGCGTTCCAGCACCGTCGGCGTGGTCATGGGGGATCTGAGCAGCCCGTTCTACCTCGATCTGATCCGCGGCATCGACGAGGTGGCCGCCGCCAACGGCAGCCTGGTCATGTTCGCCAACACGTTCCTGCGTCCTGATCGCGAGCTCGCACAGATCCAGGCCATGGACGAGCAGCGAGTGCGCGGCCTCATCGTCACGGCCAGTGAATCCACCGATGACAGGACGCGCAGGATGGCCCTGGGAGGAACCCCCTGCGTCGTCGTCGCGCGGTCGGTGCCGGATCCGCCTCCCGGTCTGCACTCGGTCAGCCTCGACAACGTGGCTGCCGGTCAGATGATGGCCGAGCATCTGATCTCGTGCGGACGCCGCTCGGTCGGGGTGGTGACATCCGGAACCCGGCCTTCACAGCTCGGACGGACCGAGGGGCTACGGCAAGGGCTCGCCGAGGCGGGGCTGCCGCTGCCCGACGACGCCGTCGCGGCGGTCTCGGTCAACGCGGAATCCGGCGAGGCAGTGGACGCGCTGTTGTCCCGCCGGCCCCCGCTGGACGCGATCGTCTGCCTCACGGGCCTTCGTACGGTCGCCGTTCACTCGGCACTGACCGCCCGGGGGCTCGTGATCCCGGACGACATCGGATTCTTGACGATGGACGACTTCTCCTGGGCACCGGCCCTCGGGATCACGGTGGTTGCACAACCCTCGTACCGGATGGGGCAGAGCGCGGCCGATCTGATCGTCGAGAATCCCACCCACCCGGTACAGCTCCGATTCGAACCACAACTCATCGCCCGCACGTCCTGCGGCGAGAGCGGGTGA
- a CDS encoding amidohydrolase family protein, which produces MHTTVLHGCDLVDGTGSDLRRGVDIVVEEGVIHEILPTRPAETYGAVDEIVETAGALALPGLINNHTHGTAYGPLFPSGHEGLPPGQVLANLDRHLLEGTTTVLCVDGFVTAEAVARTDEDHPVTVRLASCNTPACLRAATIADGGGLTDEHRAYTARRAVGEGAVALGEIGAGHTLGGGGASYMYIPAEVARRTGVTITPRQADALKISVLGRHISASSFDRDTVEEALVAAGLAGKLSVEEIRGIVSDIVLPAFDIALKGLGEAAEYAQQVGVPVLVHNAAASMTQVAAIARTGVRLVAGHSNHSSFDPREALEHAERLKELGATVDVSTLDTFGARRLTTGPELLYAMFAAGLVDTISTDYAGGHHDPILLAIDRATKAGVVRLPAAVAMATANVADAIPGVAPRRGRITPGAIADLVLTDPAELPQVRTVIIGGEIVVHDGRRVTA; this is translated from the coding sequence GTGCATACGACTGTCTTGCACGGTTGCGATCTCGTCGACGGCACCGGCAGCGACCTCCGGCGCGGGGTGGACATCGTGGTCGAGGAAGGTGTGATCCACGAGATCCTGCCCACCAGGCCCGCGGAGACCTACGGCGCCGTGGATGAGATCGTTGAAACCGCGGGCGCTCTCGCCCTTCCGGGGCTGATCAACAACCACACTCATGGCACCGCGTACGGCCCGCTCTTCCCCAGCGGCCACGAAGGGCTCCCGCCCGGGCAGGTGCTCGCCAACCTCGACCGACATCTGTTGGAGGGCACGACCACCGTGCTGTGCGTCGACGGTTTCGTCACCGCCGAAGCGGTCGCGAGGACCGACGAGGACCACCCGGTCACCGTCAGACTGGCCTCCTGCAACACCCCGGCCTGCCTACGGGCGGCGACCATCGCCGACGGTGGTGGCCTCACCGATGAGCACCGCGCCTACACTGCGCGCCGGGCGGTCGGTGAGGGCGCGGTTGCCCTCGGCGAGATCGGTGCCGGTCACACCCTGGGCGGCGGTGGGGCGAGCTATATGTACATCCCGGCCGAGGTGGCGCGGCGCACCGGGGTGACGATCACGCCCCGGCAGGCGGACGCGTTGAAGATCTCCGTGTTGGGCCGGCACATCTCGGCCTCGTCGTTCGACCGTGACACGGTCGAAGAGGCGTTGGTGGCCGCGGGGCTGGCCGGCAAGCTGTCGGTTGAGGAGATCCGCGGCATCGTCTCGGACATCGTCCTGCCCGCCTTCGACATCGCCCTGAAGGGACTCGGCGAGGCCGCGGAGTACGCCCAACAGGTCGGCGTGCCGGTACTGGTGCACAACGCAGCCGCGTCGATGACTCAGGTCGCCGCGATCGCCAGGACCGGAGTGCGGCTCGTCGCCGGGCACTCCAACCATTCGAGCTTCGACCCGCGCGAGGCACTGGAGCACGCCGAACGGCTCAAAGAGCTGGGCGCGACCGTGGACGTCTCCACTCTCGACACCTTCGGCGCACGGCGGCTGACCACCGGTCCCGAACTGCTCTACGCCATGTTCGCGGCGGGGCTCGTCGACACGATCTCGACCGACTACGCGGGCGGTCACCACGACCCGATCCTGCTCGCGATCGACCGTGCCACCAAGGCCGGTGTGGTCCGCCTGCCCGCGGCGGTCGCCATGGCCACCGCCAATGTCGCCGACGCCATCCCGGGTGTGGCACCCCGGCGTGGACGCATCACTCCGGGTGCGATCGCCGATCTCGTGCTGACCGACCCGGCGGAGCTGCCGCAGGTTCGCACTGTCATCATCGGCGGTGAGATCGTTGTCCACGACGGCCGGCGTGTCACCGCCTGA
- a CDS encoding ABC transporter permease — translation MTSPTLATRARRRSRLPWLTLPATVWVLAVFAIPTAILLASSVLTYDGATVTGPFTTANYGSLLGDGYFRSVLWDTVWISAVVGLLCSAAGLLVAHFIVRSGSRWRTLVLLVVVSPLVSSVVVRTYGWLVLLQGDGLVNNMLLWTGLTDSPIAFIGSKFAVIAGLVHVLLPFAVFTAMSSVQSVDPVLERASRDLGAGPVRTFLRITLPLIRPGLIAGFMLTFAISLGAYAAAAVLGGGRVQTLATLVRDRMVVSLEWGQAAAVAVVILVVGAFTVSALLLAGRRSRKGV, via the coding sequence GTGACAAGCCCGACCCTGGCCACACGGGCGCGGAGGCGGTCCCGATTGCCGTGGCTCACCCTGCCCGCGACGGTGTGGGTCCTGGCCGTCTTCGCGATACCGACGGCGATCCTACTCGCCAGCAGTGTGCTGACCTACGACGGCGCGACGGTGACCGGACCGTTCACCACCGCGAACTACGGCAGCCTCCTGGGTGACGGCTACTTCAGATCGGTGTTGTGGGACACCGTCTGGATCTCGGCGGTGGTGGGCCTGTTGTGTTCGGCCGCAGGGCTCCTGGTCGCACATTTCATCGTCCGCTCCGGCTCACGTTGGCGCACGCTCGTCCTCCTTGTCGTCGTATCACCCCTGGTGTCGAGCGTCGTGGTACGCACCTACGGCTGGCTGGTGCTCCTCCAGGGCGACGGCCTGGTGAACAACATGCTGCTGTGGACCGGGTTGACCGACTCACCGATCGCGTTCATCGGGTCGAAGTTCGCGGTGATCGCCGGACTCGTCCATGTACTCCTGCCGTTCGCGGTGTTCACCGCGATGTCGAGCGTGCAGAGCGTCGACCCGGTACTGGAACGCGCGTCCCGCGACCTCGGCGCTGGGCCCGTGCGTACCTTCCTCCGAATCACACTGCCCCTGATCCGCCCCGGACTCATCGCCGGATTCATGCTGACCTTCGCGATCAGCCTCGGCGCCTACGCCGCCGCGGCCGTGCTCGGCGGCGGCCGGGTGCAGACACTCGCGACCCTGGTCCGCGACCGCATGGTGGTCAGCCTCGAATGGGGGCAGGCGGCGGCGGTCGCGGTGGTCATCCTCGTGGTGGGTGCCTTCACAGTGTCCGCATTGCTGCTCGCCGGCCGCCGATCGCGTAAGGGAGTGTGA
- a CDS encoding helix-turn-helix transcriptional regulator — MINTGANDLGGFLRSRRERLTPDAAGIPPGITHRRVPGLRREELAELAGVSVGYYTRLEQGASSSASPAVIDALAAALRLDRAEHDHLRNLAAPRRPTRPRSRRSRLRPSIHELLAAMSGTPAIVIDHRADVLAWNPLGHALLAGHIEVDAPNTRIRPNVARMLFLDPHHRALYCDWPAKAQVTVAALHQAFVRHPADPELERHLGELVSNSLEFARMWARRPVRTCSHYVWKLEHPVVGRVTLANETVTLPDDDQQIGLFHARPGTPDADALTLLAQSLDRRAAPESPSRREKAR, encoded by the coding sequence GTGATCAACACAGGAGCGAACGATCTCGGCGGATTCCTGCGCAGCCGGCGTGAACGCCTGACGCCGGATGCGGCGGGCATACCACCCGGCATCACCCATCGGCGAGTTCCGGGGCTGCGCCGAGAAGAGCTTGCCGAACTCGCCGGGGTCAGTGTCGGCTACTACACCCGCCTTGAGCAGGGAGCCAGCAGCAGTGCCTCTCCCGCGGTCATTGATGCGCTGGCCGCCGCACTGCGGCTGGACCGGGCCGAACACGACCACCTGCGGAACCTTGCGGCCCCGAGACGGCCGACTCGCCCTCGTTCGCGCAGAAGCAGGTTGAGGCCCTCGATCCATGAACTGCTCGCCGCCATGTCTGGAACACCGGCGATCGTGATCGACCATCGCGCCGACGTCCTGGCGTGGAACCCCCTCGGGCACGCCCTGCTGGCCGGCCATATCGAGGTCGACGCCCCGAACACCCGGATTCGGCCGAACGTCGCCCGCATGCTGTTCCTCGATCCGCACCACCGTGCCTTGTACTGCGACTGGCCCGCCAAAGCACAGGTCACGGTCGCGGCCCTGCACCAGGCGTTCGTGCGGCACCCCGCCGACCCCGAACTCGAACGGCACCTTGGCGAACTCGTCTCCAACAGCCTGGAGTTCGCCCGGATGTGGGCACGGCGCCCCGTCCGAACCTGCTCGCACTACGTGTGGAAACTGGAGCATCCCGTCGTCGGGCGGGTGACTTTGGCGAACGAGACGGTCACCCTGCCGGATGACGATCAGCAGATCGGCCTCTTCCACGCCCGCCCCGGCACCCCGGACGCAGACGCTCTCACCTTGCTGGCACAGAGCCTCGACCGACGAGCCGCGCCAGAATCCCCGTCCCGGAGGGAGAAAGCACGATGA
- a CDS encoding NAD(P)/FAD-dependent oxidoreductase: MVEHVVVIGAGVYGAAVSAELARRGARVTVVDGGAPAGGTSGATFSWTNSCGKQPRAYHDLSVASMEAHAKLAHDVPGSDWYHEGGNLEWGGSDDECERLRRKVAMVSSYGYEARWLTRADALRLEPDMNPAQLPADEIAYFPAEGWIEPTRLIAHLFSTAGVERIWHDAVTGVDVSGGRVTSVLLASGQRLTADAVVNCAGPQADHIADLAGLDLPMRNTRGVLVYTSPAAVSTSRVVHAPQVHLRPDGAGRLLLHTHDIDGAAQVLDTGEISVEQTAVDRLMAAGRALYPGLGAASVESIRVGERPIPGDGLPVLGRAPDLPNFHFAVSHSGATLSLYAGALVAAEVLGEDRTGELAPFRFERF; encoded by the coding sequence ATGGTTGAGCACGTCGTTGTCATCGGTGCCGGTGTCTACGGGGCGGCGGTGAGCGCCGAACTCGCACGCCGGGGCGCCCGCGTCACGGTGGTCGACGGGGGCGCACCGGCGGGTGGCACATCGGGGGCGACCTTCTCGTGGACCAACTCCTGCGGCAAGCAGCCGCGGGCGTACCACGATCTCAGCGTCGCCTCGATGGAGGCGCACGCGAAGCTGGCGCACGATGTGCCCGGGAGCGACTGGTACCACGAGGGCGGGAATCTGGAGTGGGGCGGCAGCGACGACGAGTGCGAGCGGTTGCGCCGCAAGGTCGCCATGGTGTCGAGCTACGGATACGAGGCACGGTGGCTCACCCGGGCGGACGCACTGCGCCTTGAGCCCGATATGAATCCCGCCCAACTGCCGGCCGACGAGATCGCCTACTTCCCGGCAGAGGGCTGGATAGAACCGACCCGCTTGATCGCCCATCTGTTCTCCACCGCGGGCGTGGAGCGGATCTGGCACGACGCGGTCACGGGAGTCGATGTGTCCGGCGGCCGGGTGACCTCGGTCCTCCTCGCGTCGGGGCAGCGACTGACCGCGGACGCCGTGGTCAACTGCGCCGGCCCGCAGGCCGACCACATCGCGGACCTCGCCGGCCTGGACCTGCCCATGCGCAACACACGCGGGGTCCTCGTCTACACCTCGCCGGCCGCGGTCTCCACGTCCCGTGTCGTGCACGCCCCGCAGGTCCACCTCAGGCCGGACGGCGCCGGACGGCTGCTCCTGCACACGCACGACATCGACGGTGCGGCGCAGGTCCTGGACACCGGCGAGATCAGTGTGGAGCAGACCGCAGTCGACCGCTTGATGGCGGCAGGCCGCGCGCTGTACCCGGGACTAGGCGCGGCGAGCGTGGAGAGCATCCGGGTGGGCGAGCGGCCCATCCCCGGCGACGGTCTGCCGGTACTGGGCCGGGCACCCGACCTGCCCAACTTCCATTTCGCCGTCTCCCACAGCGGGGCGACGCTCAGTCTGTACGCCGGTGCTCTCGTCGCCGCCGAAGTCCTGGGCGAGGACCGCACCGGGGAGCTGGCCCCCTTCCGCTTCGAGCGATTCTGA
- a CDS encoding ATP-binding protein has product MDLLAQDEGHELLVDRPITVSAVFEDSGEIGGARDLVREFLTSVQAVHGLPVSRRAMDTVKLAVSELVTNARKFAPGPCLLTLQIKDGAVQVSVWDSSTTLPLLLPADPTRVGQHGLEIVVAVSQSFAIHREPVGKRIAISIVLADDPGGDAAGRQAM; this is encoded by the coding sequence ATGGACCTGCTTGCTCAGGACGAGGGGCACGAGTTGCTCGTGGACCGTCCGATAACTGTCTCGGCCGTGTTCGAGGACAGTGGGGAGATCGGTGGGGCTCGCGACCTGGTCCGCGAGTTCCTCACTTCGGTCCAAGCCGTGCACGGGCTGCCGGTGTCGAGACGGGCGATGGACACGGTGAAGCTCGCGGTCAGCGAGCTGGTGACCAATGCGCGCAAGTTCGCGCCCGGGCCGTGTCTGCTGACACTGCAGATCAAGGACGGCGCAGTCCAGGTGAGCGTCTGGGACAGCAGTACGACGCTGCCGCTGCTCCTGCCCGCAGACCCGACACGGGTCGGTCAGCACGGCCTGGAGATCGTGGTGGCGGTCAGCCAGAGCTTCGCGATTCACCGGGAGCCGGTGGGCAAGCGGATCGCGATCTCCATCGTTCTCGCCGACGACCCGGGCGGAGATGCCGCCGGCCGCCAGGCCATGTGA
- a CDS encoding ABC transporter permease, with translation MRFRPWILLRTALLTLVLAFVAVPMAVVLWTSVQPDTYPAFPPSGLSLRWWESALTREWLLPMALSAEIAVGSAACALVVGTAAAYALSRGPVRGRAALEGFLASPLLLPEIVISLSVVQLISMLSARGFIGPALLVVTHALIGIPFVLRTVGVSLLGVNPLWERAARDLGASPWRTFTTVTLPLMRSGMFAGALFAFIVSFNNVELSLFLTSRDATTLPIQLLQYMEFQYSPTLACVAVTSVVGICVIAGVASRFVRLTEFIHGGTK, from the coding sequence ATGCGATTCCGTCCCTGGATTCTGCTGCGCACCGCCTTGCTCACCCTGGTGCTCGCGTTCGTCGCCGTGCCGATGGCCGTCGTGCTCTGGACCTCCGTACAGCCGGACACCTATCCCGCCTTCCCGCCGAGCGGGCTCTCGCTGCGGTGGTGGGAGTCCGCGCTGACCCGCGAATGGCTGTTGCCCATGGCGCTGTCCGCCGAGATCGCCGTGGGCTCCGCGGCCTGTGCGCTAGTGGTGGGAACGGCCGCGGCCTATGCCCTGTCGCGCGGCCCGGTCAGGGGCCGTGCCGCGCTGGAAGGGTTCCTCGCCAGCCCCTTGCTGTTGCCGGAGATCGTGATCAGCCTCTCCGTGGTCCAACTGATCTCGATGCTCAGTGCACGGGGGTTCATCGGCCCGGCCCTGCTCGTGGTGACCCATGCATTGATCGGCATCCCGTTCGTGCTGCGGACCGTGGGCGTGAGTCTGCTCGGGGTCAACCCGCTGTGGGAGCGTGCCGCCCGTGATCTCGGTGCCTCGCCTTGGCGCACGTTCACCACTGTCACCCTGCCCCTGATGCGGTCGGGAATGTTCGCGGGGGCGCTGTTCGCCTTCATCGTCTCGTTCAACAACGTCGAACTCTCGCTGTTCCTCACATCGCGGGACGCGACCACACTGCCCATCCAACTCCTCCAGTACATGGAGTTCCAGTACTCGCCGACCCTGGCATGCGTCGCCGTGACCAGCGTCGTCGGTATCTGTGTCATCGCGGGGGTGGCGTCCCGGTTCGTTCGCCTGACCGAGTTCATCCACGGAGGTACCAAGTGA
- a CDS encoding TetR/AcrR family transcriptional regulator, whose translation MPAEEHVTARRSLRERRRAAATQEILDAAERHIVENGPAALSLRAIARDLGMTVQALYHYFPSWSDLVTALITKAYDDMADAVQAAVDEAPDAPAPARALVATEEYRRWAVTHPERFQLLYGTPLRKYAAPANGPTTQAMIRMSRIFQRELLDGFTTAQLEAADAPALSPSLRTHLAQLPPHGLGALPPPATALLLSAWGHLHGLVVLEVFGHTDFLGDHQAEIFSMAVRNLVKDVRSRVPDSDSDALAAGPLAGGGLASSS comes from the coding sequence ATGCCTGCGGAAGAACATGTGACGGCCCGGCGTTCCCTGCGCGAGCGGCGTCGGGCCGCCGCCACCCAAGAGATCCTGGACGCCGCTGAGCGGCACATCGTGGAGAACGGCCCGGCGGCCCTGTCCCTGCGTGCGATTGCCCGGGACCTCGGGATGACCGTCCAGGCGCTCTACCACTACTTTCCGAGCTGGTCCGATCTCGTCACGGCGCTGATCACCAAGGCGTACGACGACATGGCCGACGCCGTGCAGGCCGCCGTCGACGAGGCACCGGACGCCCCGGCCCCGGCGCGTGCACTGGTCGCGACCGAGGAGTACCGCCGATGGGCCGTCACCCATCCCGAGCGATTCCAACTCCTCTACGGAACGCCGCTGCGGAAGTACGCGGCACCCGCCAACGGGCCGACCACCCAGGCGATGATCCGGATGAGCAGGATCTTCCAGCGTGAGTTGCTCGACGGGTTCACCACCGCTCAACTGGAAGCGGCCGATGCCCCAGCACTCTCACCCTCACTGCGGACGCATCTGGCACAACTGCCGCCGCACGGTCTGGGAGCACTTCCGCCCCCCGCTACCGCCCTCCTTCTGAGCGCATGGGGGCATCTGCACGGTCTCGTCGTCCTGGAGGTGTTCGGGCACACGGACTTCCTCGGCGACCACCAGGCCGAGATCTTCAGCATGGCGGTGCGGAACCTGGTGAAGGACGTCCGCAGCCGTGTTCCTGACAGTGACTCGGATGCGCTGGCGGCAGGGCCCCTCGCTGGTGGGGGCCTCGCTTCATCCAGCTGA
- a CDS encoding ABC transporter ATP-binding protein: MIARVDAAEEPATRARTGGYAVTLRGIRKQFGSAVAVEDLDLDVRPGEFLTLLGPSGCGKTTTLNMIAGFLAPDAGRILLDGQDVHRLPPDRRDTAMVFQQYALFPHLTVGQNVGYGLRMRKRPKAEVHVRVAGALDRVGLAGYEERMPGQLSGGQQQRVALARAIVVQPKVLLFDEPLSNLDLKLREQLRLEIKHLQRELGTTSIFVTHDQTEALVMSDRIAVMRAGRVEQLDTPDTIYRHPVNAFVAGFIGQSNLIPGVCTEAGPDGCTVRLTTSDTLRARHAGAVAEGDAVQVLLRPEALRLGTEGAAAPIVGRVVEIVNEGSLATVVVEVSGAVRLRVSVPDPGALGLPAPGDDIAVSVPPGAAHALPTDH; the protein is encoded by the coding sequence GTGATCGCACGAGTCGACGCCGCCGAGGAGCCGGCCACACGAGCACGTACGGGCGGCTACGCCGTGACCCTGCGGGGCATTCGCAAGCAGTTCGGCTCTGCGGTGGCGGTGGAGGACCTCGACCTCGATGTGCGCCCCGGCGAGTTCCTCACCCTGCTCGGGCCGTCCGGCTGTGGAAAGACGACGACCCTGAACATGATCGCGGGCTTTCTGGCACCGGACGCCGGGCGGATCCTGCTCGACGGTCAGGACGTCCACCGACTGCCGCCCGACCGGCGCGACACCGCGATGGTCTTCCAGCAGTACGCACTGTTCCCGCATCTGACCGTCGGTCAGAACGTCGGCTACGGACTGCGGATGCGCAAACGCCCGAAGGCCGAAGTCCATGTCCGCGTGGCGGGCGCGCTCGACCGTGTCGGTCTCGCCGGGTACGAGGAGCGGATGCCCGGCCAGCTCTCCGGTGGGCAGCAGCAGCGAGTCGCCCTCGCCAGGGCGATCGTGGTGCAACCGAAGGTGCTGCTGTTCGACGAGCCGCTGTCCAATCTGGATCTCAAGCTGCGCGAACAACTCCGCCTGGAGATCAAGCACTTGCAGCGCGAGCTGGGCACCACATCGATCTTCGTGACCCACGACCAGACCGAAGCCCTGGTGATGAGCGATCGGATCGCGGTGATGCGCGCCGGCCGGGTCGAACAGCTCGACACCCCCGACACCATCTACCGGCACCCCGTGAATGCGTTCGTGGCCGGATTCATCGGCCAGTCCAATCTGATCCCCGGAGTGTGCACGGAAGCCGGACCGGACGGATGCACCGTACGGCTGACGACCTCGGACACACTGCGCGCACGGCACGCTGGAGCGGTCGCGGAAGGCGATGCCGTGCAGGTCCTGCTCAGGCCGGAGGCACTCCGCCTGGGTACCGAGGGCGCCGCGGCACCGATCGTCGGCCGAGTGGTCGAGATCGTCAACGAGGGCAGCCTCGCCACCGTCGTGGTGGAGGTCTCCGGGGCGGTCCGGCTGCGGGTCTCCGTACCCGATCCCGGCGCGCTCGGTCTTCCCGCACCCGGCGACGACATAGCCGTCTCCGTACCCCCGGGGGCCGCCCACGCGCTCCCCACAGACCACTGA